From one Scophthalmus maximus strain ysfricsl-2021 chromosome 19, ASM2237912v1, whole genome shotgun sequence genomic stretch:
- the LOC118314176 gene encoding progonadoliberin-1-like isoform X1, with amino-acid sequence MHRRMAVTTLALWLLLVAMLVPQRCCQHWSYGLSPGGKRQVDSLSETLGNIVEGLPHVDTTCRVIGCTEESPYARMYRLKGFLGSGPDRGNGHRTYEK; translated from the exons ATGCATAGAAG gATGGCTGTGACAACCTTGGCTCTGTGGCTGCTGCTTGTGGCGATGTTAGTGCCACAGCGCTGCTGTCAGCACTGGTCATATGGACTGAGCCCAGGAGGGAAGAGACAAGTGGACAGTCTTTCAGAGACTCTGGGCAAT ATAGTCGAGGGGCTTCCACATGTGGACACAACCTGCAGAGTTATTGGTTGTACAGAGGAATCACCTTATGCAAGGATGTACAGACTGAAAGGATTCCTT GGCAGCGGCCCCGACAGGGGAAATGGACACAGAACATATGAAAAATGA
- the LOC118314176 gene encoding progonadoliberin-1-like isoform X2, translated as MHVFFSSLRMAVTTLALWLLLVAMLVPQRCCQHWSYGLSPGGKRQVDSLSETLGNIVEGLPHVDTTCRVIGCTEESPYARMYRLKGFLGSGPDRGNGHRTYEK; from the exons atgcatgtatttttttcctccctcaggATGGCTGTGACAACCTTGGCTCTGTGGCTGCTGCTTGTGGCGATGTTAGTGCCACAGCGCTGCTGTCAGCACTGGTCATATGGACTGAGCCCAGGAGGGAAGAGACAAGTGGACAGTCTTTCAGAGACTCTGGGCAAT ATAGTCGAGGGGCTTCCACATGTGGACACAACCTGCAGAGTTATTGGTTGTACAGAGGAATCACCTTATGCAAGGATGTACAGACTGAAAGGATTCCTT GGCAGCGGCCCCGACAGGGGAAATGGACACAGAACATATGAAAAATGA
- the npy8br gene encoding neuropeptide Y receptor Y8b, translated as MELQHNSNHNHALWKEIPWDSADDCSLSVTGTTFLIVAYSAVLAVGLIGNSCLVFVITRYKEMRNVTNIFIVNLSCSDILMCIFCLPLTIIYTLMDRWILGDTLCKLTPFIQCISVTVSIFSLVLIAMERYQLIVHPTGWKPVVSQSYLAVAVTWIVACLISVPFLSYSVLALPFQNLSIPFLVGDHLVCMERWPSLQERRAYTTSLLIFQYFLPLILIIFCYLHIYLRLRRRKDMVERGRNTTKKKNKGSTRINAMLISIVVAFTVSWLPLNIFNTVFDWNHEAIPSCSHDAIFSFCHLMAMASTCISPIIYGFLNSNFQKHLKSTLLHCRFWGVAERYESVPLSTVSTEVTKGSILSNGSISINS; from the coding sequence ATGGAGCTGCAGCACAACAGCAATCACAACCACGCCCTGTGGAAAGAGATACCGTGGGATTCCGCAGATGACTGCTCACTCTCAGTGACTGGCACCACTTTTCTCATCGTTGCTTACAGTGCAGTTCTGGCAGTAGGTCTCATTGGGAACTCATGTCTGGTGTTTGTCATCACACGGTACAAGGAGATGCGCAACGTGACCAACATCTTTATTGTCAACCTTTCTTGTTCTGACATCCTCATGTGCATCTTCTGCCTGCCGCTCACCATTATCTACACTCTGATGGACCGTTGGATCCTAGGAGACACCCTCTGTAAGCTCACGCCCTTCATCCAATGTATATCAGTTACTGTTTCCATCTTTTCTCTCGTCCTCATCGCCATGGAGCGCTACCAACTCATTGTCCACCCGACTGGATGGAAGCCTGTGGTGAGCCAGTCCTACCTGGCCGTGGCTGTCACCTGGATTGTTGCCTGCCTCATCTCAGTGCCTTTCCTCTCATACAGCGTACTCGCCCTGCCTTTCCAGAACCTGAGCATCCCCTTTCTAGTCGGTGATCACCTTGTTTGTATGGAGCGGTGGCCATCGCTTCAAGAACGGAGAGCTTACACCACTTCCCTGCTCATCTTCCAGtacttccttcctctcatcctcatcatATTCTGCTACCTTCACATCTACCTGCGCctaaggaggaggaaggacatggtggAGCGTGGCAGGAACaccacaaagaagaaaaataagggCTCCACGAGGATCAATGCCATGTTAATATCCATAGTGGTGGCATTCACCGTCTCTTGGCTCCCCCTCAACATCTTCAACACCGTGTTCGACTGGAACCACGAGGCCATCCCGTCCTGTAGCCATGACGCCATCTTCTCATTCTGCCACCTCATGGCCATGGCCTCCACCTGCATCAGCCCCATCATCTATGGTTTCCTCAACAGCAATTTCCAGAAACACCTCAAATCAACCCTGTTGCACTGTCGCTTCTGGGGGGTGGCAGAGCGGTACGAGAGTGTCCCACTCTCCACTGTGAGCACCGAGGTCACCAAGGGGTCAATCTTGAGCAATGGATCCATCAGCATCAATTCTTAA